GGAAAACTGTTGATTATTTTCATAAAACACTTGGTAAAATACTTTATGATTACTGTGGGCTGTCACGAAATGAAAAGGGCCTTCGCTATGCTATTGGGGAGATTCAAAAGCTTAAACAGGAATTTTATAATGAGGTCATTGTTAGCGGTGTGGCTAGTACATTAAATACTGAATTGGAGAAAGCTGGACGCGTAGCGGATTATTTTGAAATCGGCGAACTGATGTGTTATGATGCGTTGACAAGGAACGAATCCTGTGGGGCACATTTTAGGGAAGAATACCAAACAGCAGATGGTGAAGCATTACGCAATGACGCGGATTACCAATTTATTTCAGCATGGTCTTGGAAGGGAGAAAGTGAACAACCAGAGTTAATCAAAGAGCCCTTGACTTTTGAAGAAATACAGCCGACAGTAAAAAGCTACAAATAAAACGAACAATTATGGATTTACATCTTAAAATATGGCGACAGAAGGATCGCAATGCCACAGGAAAGTTAGTGACCTACACGTTAAATAACCTAAATCCGCATATGTCATTTTTGGAGATGATGGATACCTTAAATGAGCAGCTGATCACGCAAGGCGATGACCCTATAGAGTTCGATCATGACTGTCGCGAGGGCATCTGTGGTCAGTGTGGATTGATGATCAATGGAATTGCTCATGGACCACTTAAACATACCACCACCTGCCAGCTACATTTACGTTCATTTAACGATAACGATACGATAACTATAGAACCCTTCCGTTCGGCTGCATTTCAGGTAAAAAAAGATCTAAAAGTGGATCGATCAGCATTTGACCGAATTATTTCTTCGGGCGGATTTGTATCCATTAATACTGGGCAAGCTCCAGATGCGACCGTTATTCCTATTGCTCACGAATTAGCGGAATCTGCATTTGACTCTGCTGCCTGTATAGGTTGTGGTGCTTGTGTAGCGACCTGTAAAAATGGTAGTGCT
The genomic region above belongs to Sphingobacterium zeae and contains:
- a CDS encoding succinate dehydrogenase/fumarate reductase iron-sulfur subunit, producing MDLHLKIWRQKDRNATGKLVTYTLNNLNPHMSFLEMMDTLNEQLITQGDDPIEFDHDCREGICGQCGLMINGIAHGPLKHTTTCQLHLRSFNDNDTITIEPFRSAAFQVKKDLKVDRSAFDRIISSGGFVSINTGQAPDATVIPIAHELAESAFDSAACIGCGACVATCKNGSAALFTAAKITHMALLPQGKEERSLRVLNMVTQMDMESFGHCSNMEACEVECPQGISVLNIARMNFEYNKALIFKKRQ